Part of the Tripterygium wilfordii isolate XIE 37 unplaced genomic scaffold, ASM1340144v1 ctg31, whole genome shotgun sequence genome, aatcaatataatttttatttttttatttttttatttttcttggttcAGGTGATGGGgagtataatataaatattaattacaaTATTTATGCATCTGTAACTTACAAGGCAATCATCAACACCTTCACTATTAGTCCATAAGCCAGTAAAATCGTTAAGACCAACCGTTCGGTTCCGAACCAGAAGAGACATTGATGTTGAAGctccattttcttttgtatCAGGTTTAGATTTTGGTGGATGGTAACAGGGTTCAAGGATATTATACGGGTTCATGCCATCAATTATCTACAAATTAATCATCAATTAATTATCCGATTACAGTAATTTATAGGTTAAGCATTTGCATAACTACGTATGTGTGTGCgcgtgtatatacacacacagaaatTCTCTTAATTACCTTGTCAACCTTACTGAGGTAATGGTGACACTCGTCTTTATTATCCTTCATATTACAAGTAATTTGAATATTCTGCAATAAAGTACGCATTAAAATGTTTAGATTATGATAGCAAttcttttgtatatatatatttttttggatagaaTGTTTAGTGAAATCAATTAAAacattatattttacatttacccacctcaaaaagatcatctGAAATAAGTCCCATACCATGCAGAAAAAGGATTTTATCATCGTTATTAAATGGTGAACTAGGGTCAGCCACCCCATTTCCCACCATATAGCCCTGCTTATATAAAGGTTATTTAATGTTAatgttttttttcattttttttcgaatatatatatatatacacacatgaatttatttgaaaaaatattggGATACCTTGAAATTAATGTTGCGTTCAACGTCATCTTTGATTccttaaagaaaaataattttaattagtaTAGAAAAATAATGTTAACATGCAAGCACTAAGCACATATAAGACAATACCTTGTATTATTTTTGTAGCAAGAGTTGGTATATAAATACCAGCATACGATTCTCCAGCGATATAAAATGGATTATTCACAAATTCTGGATATAGCTCAAACCACTAACTTGCCAAGAACATAGagatgttaatatatatatatatatatatatatgtgtgtgtgtgtgtattaaaaaacaaaatgatgtTGAAAAATCTCAAACATACTTACCATTACCAAGAATGTATGTGTATCAATAGCAATCTTATGATCTCCAGTCGCGTAATTTGTTTTGTCTTTAGAGTAAGAGAACCCAACACCAACCGGAGAgtctaaataaataatgtttGAAACCTAATAACAcaattttatgctttagaaGTAAATATAAGGGCTTATAAAAGTATGAAAAAGGATGCAATCATGCAAATTGAAATGACATTAAGAATAAAGATACATCAATTTAAATGTTTTTGACCTTGGACCAACTATATGGATTGAGATTCAATGTTGGCAGACTTCCACGTGGCTTTCCAGTTTCAAATTTGAATGGACCTAAATGAAATTGAGATTATAACAATAGAAACTTGATTTGTATACAAAatagaaacaataaaaaaaataaaatatttgagtgGATTTATTTTTGCCTTTTCTGGCCCAATAGGGAAATATCAATTTATTGGGCCTTTCGATACAAAGCAAATAGAAAACCTTGACAGTGCCATATTATAGGAGCCCAAACCATGTGATTGAATAAACCCTCGTCTCTCCATTGCCAGTCGAGGACTCCTTCTTCTTCCACCTCTTCAAATTGCGattcatatttttcataaaGAAATCTATAATCAACGATAGAACAAGATTCATTTTCAATCATACTTAAATTGATTGCAATCTTTTTCTACTTTCTACTAGGCCATAAACTAGATCATAATCATCCTTTACTACTTCATAATAAATGATCCCACTTTCTTTATCATATATGAGTAGAGGCTAGAGGTCTCGAGCGACCGATCCGACAGAGCAAACTTTTTTTTGCTGAGTGTTGGCACATATTCTCCAATTTGAGACTAAGCCAAACCATTTATTGAATATTGAATCCCGCAGAAAATTGAActtaaatattttgtattagataactctttttttttaaaaaaaataaaaaaaaattgatatataaGAGTGGAAGCAAGCAAGCATATATACCATGTTGATAGATAAAACCATCAAAAGTAGAACATCCAGGTCCTCCATTGAGCCATAAAACAAGGGGATCATTCTTCGGTTCTCTCTCAGAAGTGACGAAGTAGTAGAATAGATACCTCTTATTGTCTATTTTCATGTACCTTAAAAAGGGAAGAAGTCTAAttgttaaattattttttttctttaaaacacCAAATCATCCATTCCCATGGGCAACGGCGGAGCCATGAAATTAAATTGGGATGAGCTAATATTAAAACAACAGCACTtgattagcttttttttttttttttttggcatatgATTTgccttgaaaattttctttagaTCTATATACAACTCATTGAaaaaatattatgaataaaTATTCATCTTGAATTAAAGTTTGAACTACGAGAAGAATTAAAGTTAATCAAGTGCTGTTGTCCCAACTCATATATTTCAAGAGAGCATAAAGTAAAGAATAATGGATCATGTGATTACTTATAAACCTaacatcaaaaaaatttaaaaaaaaaaaaaaaagcccactGCTAGACTTCCAGTTTTGTCTCTGCCCATGGGTTATTGTCCCAACGAGTAAAAACTAAATGTAGAAATTAACTCTTGATATTAATtcaaaaaatgaagaatcaaGCCCAGATAATAAGAATCTTCTTATAGGATTAAGATGgaatattaaacaaaaaaatatacattagaaaaactatccacaaattaaaaatatccttaaaaaagaaaaagaaaaagaaaaattacccTGAATAGTGTTTTGATGGGAAGTCGCCTTTAAAACCAGGAAGATGTGTTACGAGAGCGCCTTTAGGAATCGCTTCAATTACTGTAAACCTCATAAAAGTAAAGCAAATGATTAAACCCAAAAACAGATGCAACTCTTTCTCGGCTATTATCATATCCATAATTTGATATGATTAAATTTCGATAAAGGTCTTTCTATTATATAGTGAATAGATGAAGGAGCAATtgtgtattttaattttaataacaaGAGTTCGGTCGGTTGATAGGTGTCCAATACATAGAGTGGCTGAAAAATCTAAAGTGTATGCCGGTCACTTCACACACAATGTGTTTGTACATTTCTTGATCATTTTCTCTAATCCTTAGTTTTTGAgacaaacccaataaaattgcCGAATGAGTGGCCTGTTGACATGTATATGACTAGGATACAGCTCAGCATATATGCCTCACATAAAGCTGGCTTCGAATATATTATTACGACCAATCCAGCTAAGTCATTGGAGGTTGGGAATTGGGATCAGTACAGCCAAGTTATTTGTCATTTGTTCAGTTTTATGGATGAAAACGAGATAATAATAGCCAAatgccttttttgttttttgcctaaataaaaattaaatttaatataaaaaaatgtcaatgattaaaaaaatgtcatgCCTAGTCAACATGACAAGTGAGATACAGTAAAGAGGAGTCGTCAAACTAAGAAGCCAATCAAGTCAACAAAGGAAAGGAAACGTTGTAAGAGATCTTGTAGAGATTACTTTTCAATACttttcattgaaattgaaatgaGGGATGTGCATCATATATATGACCTAGTTTGGTAATTATTTTCaaagtagtagatatgctagcagaaatAGTGGTAGCATAAATACTGAACAATTTAAGTAGTAGatatgttgcacgaatgcttggtagtgtttggttgaacttttgcatGTAACATTTATGCTGGTTATCATTTTAtgacaaattacgtgcaagGATATCATGCATTATAGTTTCtaacatatgcatataaatgtaaaaaaattaatttataaaataaatataatcaattaaaataaaattaagataattaataaatttataaaacaaatatgattaattaaaataaaataaagattattaattaatttataacatAAAGATGATTAATTCATTTATAAAATaaccataattaattaattatatttattttaaaatataattaattatatcgaTATTGATTTGATGGTATTAGGGGGATAACAATAGAGGAGTTAGGACAATATgaggagaaaatgaaaaatgttaTCAAAATTGTCCCAAAGAGAAACATTCCAAAAGTAGCATAATATTGCTTCAAAATTGTCTTGGATTATATGGTGCCCGAAAATGCTCATTTGGCATGCACAAAGCATTTATGCTAGATACAAACATAAATGTGCTTTGCCAAACggggtcatatatatatatatatatagactaaaGTAACCTAGCTTAGCACAGAGGCAACGGTCAAGAAAGAGCTCGACAGGATCAGACATAGCTGTACATACTGATCCATTGAGATACATACTAGAAATTATGGACCTATGAACTGGGCTGAACTTTTGGGCCTATCCTAATGTTGTATCTTTACGTTGCAATCTTAACCGTCATATAATTTCAACAACCATGCATGATTTGAGAAAACAAGTACTTAATTCAATTTAAGGAGGGAAGACTTCATTGACAAATTTCCTAGTGTCAACTTGGGGAGAATTCAAATTCGAATTCAAACCAGGCTTCAGATGAAGACGAATCCTTATAGCATAATAGTCTCAATGTTGAGATTCAAATCATCGCATCTCAACATACCTAACTATCAGGGATATGAGAATTTGAACAGACATACCCAAAACACCGATAAAAGGAAAGATGAAACTCAGATTAAGGTAGGCACTACGAATTGTGATATAAGAATCCTTTGATTCATTCTTAAGATAGACACTGACTTGAGTATTGGAGTGTTCTCGGGCTACGAAGGGCTgcctgttcttgttcttgtaggtTAAAGATTCACCGTCTATATCACCGCCTGGACCGCAGCTATTAACATCTAAGGTCGTGCAGATTTTTTGTATCGACAAAAAGATATGGTAATTCTAAAATCTtggagatgaatttgatttttatgatggacaaaaaattgttaaattcacaaaaattgatcaaaacataaatacgaAAATTATGGTGCCCCAAAAGAAGAGGTGATTATGAAACGTGCTCTGCTGGGTTTTTGCCTTAACTCTACATGTTTCAGTCTTATCCAACCCCAACTCGGCCTGAGATTCAAACCTATGATTTTGACCGTACCCGACCCTTAAAAGTATGCACACGCCCAAGCCCGCCCGTGAAGTCCAatacatattataaaataaaaatataatacttATTAAATACATATTTTAATGCAAAAACTCTAGAaactataaatactaaaaaaataaaaataaaacataaacaaGGGAGTATAAAAGTTTTATACAAGCATGTaaagacaaatatatatatgtatataaaaataaCTAGTAAATAGTACGTATAAAATACAAATACACTATATTATGCATAATAAATCTATATCATGCACCCGGTTAAAATTCTAAATTTCCAAATCCAGTTCAAATATAAACCTAAAGAGCCATGAGATATGCAATCTGGTTGCTTGTGCTCGCAAGATCACGACTACCCACATGTGACAATGTAGATTCAGTGCTTACATAACTACAAAGAACAACACTACAGAACAAAAGGGCTCGGGAGAAGCCTACAATGCTGGTAACTGGCAGCGAGAAAATGCAAATCAAGAACAAAACAACCCATAAGTTATATTGGCAGGACTAATCAATATCCAGCCAATCCATCTTCGGTGGTGGCAAGGGAAGGTGAGAGCGAATTGCGCGATTCATCGTAATCTTCTCCTAAAGGAGATTGTTCCACCCTGATGTCCTCAATCAGCTTCACCACTTCAGGCATTGTTGGCCTCTTTTCAGGCAATGGGGCTACACAAGCCAACCCCACATGAAGCATTGACACAAGCTCCTCCTCAATGTTCTTATACCTCAGAAGTTCCTGATCGAACACTTCTGCCGTCCACTCTTCCTTCACTACTGATCGTACCCATTTTGGGAGATCAATAGCCTGTTCCTCTTCATCCACGCGTGGACGTGTGGGGGAAGGGTACTGAGCTGGTGCCCTTCCTGTAAGAACTTCCAGCAATAAGACCCCAAAGCTATAGACATCAGCCTTGTGCGAGAGCCTCTTGATTTCTGACTGTTCAGGAGCCTTGTACCCTCCCAATCTTGCTATTGCATGAGCTGGATTCAACAGGAGCGATAATCCGAAATCAGAAATCAAAGCCACGCCATTCTTGTCAAGCAACACATTTGAGGATTTCACATTTCCATGTGGAATTTTTCCACCATACTCTTCATGAATTCGAGCAAGTCCCCGAGCTGCACCTAACACCAAGCTTATCCTCGTCGTCCAATCCAATGGGATTCTCCCTGGACCCCTGTTTTCTATTCACATCagcaaaaacaaaacatcaatattCACAAATCAGTTCAATCAAACAAAGTATTCCAAACTATATTCACATCAGTTCAATCAACAGAACGAAATACCAACCATGAAGAAGTGAATGCAAGCTTCCATTGGGAAGATGATCATAGACAAGGAGCTTCTCTTCCTTGGCATAATAGTAAGCCCTCAGCCTCACGATGTTTGGATGCTTAATTTTCCCTATTACATCCATGTATTGCTCGAATTCCTTCCTGGCACAAGGGTTAGCGTCCTTGAGCCTCTTCACGGCCACCGAACACCCATCGTCGAGGACTGCCTTGTACACAGTACCCAGGCTTCCTTTCCCGAGCATCTCCGCAGATGCCCGCAACAAATCCTCCAGCTCAAATGGCTTTCTCTTGTCGTAGAACACAAGCTTGCTCCGATCCGTGGCATTTGTACCGTCACTATCTCCACCACCGTTGGCATAAACCTTCTTTTCACTCCCATAGCTGCTTCTCCTCTTTTCACTCCCTACTTTCGATTCACTACTTCCATGTCTGCCGCAGAGATAGGCGACGACAAAGGATATCACCACCAAAAGTACCACACAATTGGCAACCACAATTGCCACAATAGCACCGGGTCTTAGTCCTTTTCGTGTTCGATTCTTGTCTTCTCCGAGTAATGGTGTTTGAGGAATCGAGCTGGGGTTAGACGGCACGGTTTCAGAAGAACCATTTACAGGGGGCGTCTCCGTGAAGGAACACGGAGGCAACGAGCCGGATCCACAAAGCCCTTCGTTCCCAGAGAAAGTTCGATCGCCGAATTTCTTCAACATTCCTTCCGGCAATCGCCCGTACAGTTCGTTGTTTGATACATTAAGCTCTTTAAGATTGGGAAGTGCTGCAGAAAGATCCGGAATCCGACCCGAGATTTCGTTGTTCTGTAACCTGAGGGTGAGGAGTCTGCTCAGGTTTAACAAATCCCGGGGAATCTCGCCGTGAATGTTGTTAGTCGACAAATCGAGCCGGAGGAGGCGCTTGAGGGATGAAATCTCCTGCGGAATTTCGCCGGAGAAATCATTTCCGGAAAGGTACAGAAGCTTGAGATTAGTACAGTTGGTGATAGGCAAAATGGTGCTGTTGAGGCGGTTGCTGTGGAGGTCAAGCACCCGCAGTTGGtcgaggagagaaagagagtcaATCGGACCCCGAAGGTCTAAAGAAGGAAGAAACAGTGATTCGACGCGTCCAGTGGTGGAGCACTTGACGCCGCTCCATGATGCAGAGCAGGCATCACCGCCTGTCCAATTGGCGAGGAGGTTTGCATGTGTGTCGGTCTGGAGACGGAAGAGGGTAAGGGCATTAGTGTCGTTTGGGGATAAAGCGAGAGACGGTGAAAAGAGCAGGAAGAGAAGCGAGAGTAGGAAGTGAGGTCCGTTCATGGAAGCGTGCGTTTGTGTGAGCGGGAAGAGATGAAGCCAGTAAAAaactgattttgtttttgtccaaGGACATAAGAGTCTTTCTAACTTGTCACTCTTGAGTgttgacccttttttttttgggtttcaaattaaatatttaaaggACTGGAGTGGAGTGGAGTGGAGAGGAGAGGCATGATTAAAGGAGAGGGAGAAGGAGGTGGTGGGGGATGGATGAtgatcatcaatcaatcaagcCTTTATCTCAAAAATTTAGAGTCGGCAAGTCTATCACTGAGAACATCACCGATTACATGGTGcatgaaaatatgattaaaggTGTTATTGGTATGGGAATTGGACGATGAGGGTGGTTGTGTGAATGATTATTATTCTCCACCCCTCACAGTCACAGATGGAATGTAAGAAAAGTAGTTCATTCaggattacttttttttttttcttttacaattCCTTCAATTTTGACTCACCTAATGTACTGATGAATCATATTATATATCATATGTAGAAGAATTAAGAATACTTTTCAAATAGTTATATTTTTCTGATTCTTGGACAAATAAATGTTGGGCACACGGTTGGATATGATCTTATATTTGGCAGTAGTTTCTGTTAGAGTGGCTGCGGGCATTTGGTTTTGTTCTTGATAAATGTTGACTGTATAATAAGGTAAGGAGGTCGATGACTGTGACAATTAACTTCTTCTCCCCCCTACAAATTTCTATGAATGCTTAATGCTTTGGATTGCAATATTGAAAAAGTGCATTACGCTTTACAGATGTAGggcactatttttttttcaccattATAATTCCTTCTGCATGCAAATTATAACATGGAGATATGAATTATTTTCATTAAAGAATCTGTTAATTAGTTGTGTGCTTGGCGTTTTAAATCCTGATGATCCAACAACTCTACCCCAATTGGGTGGAGAaaaatgggatgattttgaaaatcGAATAATGTTTTACATCAATGGTCTACTTTTTGACTTCTCCAAAGAGACTAATTTTCAGAAATGATTGAGGACTTCATTTTTAGTTTGACCATGcaaaatgtatatatacatacatacatacatacatatatatatatatatatatatatatatatatatatatatatatattaaaactaCCAATTAATGAAAGCCTTTTTGCAATTGGAGTTGAAAATATTTTACTACTTATTATTGCTTCAACTAAGTATATGATAAAAATGTGAGGGGTACCGGtcaattaattcaattaattaaaatgcaCTACcactaattaataattatataaatataagttGAATAAACTGTATAGTATAGTACTACGGTCGTGTTTTCTTGCCCTAGAATCTCATGTGGAGACTGGAAAATCTTTGGCAAATACACATGCATGAACTTTGAGGAACAGATGATCATTCCTATGAcgcaacttttctttttttccataaaaaagagagaattaaaGCTCTGGTcgtcattttattacttgtctgCTGGTCCCTTCTCATAATCATCTCCATCCTCGTGGAAGGAAAAAGTTGACATCTTTAAGTAACAAGAAAGCAAAGTGACCAACCATCCAACATCATTGGCATTGTTCGCATGTGATTTTAATAGTtttatttacttttgtttgTCAGATATATTACAAAACGCGTCTTTATCCATTAAAATATATTTGCAATTAGTTTAGATGAAATTATTAGATTTATATTGCAATTAATCTTAATGGGGTTAATTAGGTCAAACATTACATCTTGGTGGACTGCTCTTACTCTTACTATTTACAATTGTCAAGTCTTATCTCTTAATTGTTCTGTCTTGATCAAATTTCTAGAACAAGCCAAACATGTacatttcttttccttatttgttCGCTTGTAGACACTCCCACCATACTTTAGACATACAAATATATGTAAATGCCACGTGTACAGTAGGCCATACGTCACATACAGCAACGAATGCGTTTCAGCTTTTGTCCATgcgactttttttttccccttctctcaccaaacatggagagagagagagagaggtgtaaGGAGGAATCAAAGGCGGGAATTGCGTTTAATAGTTTGTCACTCGAAGTCTCAAACTTGTCTGGTCAGACTGGTCagccaccaaaaaaaaaaaaaaaaaacttaaaagaaaattccacgaacaaaaaaaaagaaaagaaaagaaaactatgTTTTTCTATGGAAAAAGAAGAGTTTCTTGGAGTAATTTCTAATGGTTGTCATTGCTGCAGTCTGCATACACAATCTGCAAAATGGAAATCTGCCTAATcgcaatttaaaattttctcaagCAATTCACAAAAGAGATGCACCTCAAATTATAAAACCAgtttcctaatttttttaatataggtGCAAAGATTTTTCTCAATTCTTTAAAAGTATGAAGGGTCATGTATCTCGCTAACTGTCATGAGGATCAAGTTAACCGTAGTTACCTTATATGGGAGTTGTTTATGTAACAGTCCATGCGGATCCTCCAGTTGGGCCGACCACATCAATTGACAACctaatcagactaagtttagtAGAACATGAACAAATACTATGAAGAGTTTGGATGGCCAAAACCTGATAACCATGAATATAAACAACGCCAAACTCAGCCTAAATCACGTtccacatacacatacacatacacatacacatacacataaagATAAACAACACCAAACTCGCGCCTAAATCATATTCATAGGACGTGCATGGAGTAGGGTACATTTTCACGTCGTACATGAAGGACAAAAGTTGTTTGCTTGAAAAAATCTCTCCTTTGCTATCCAGATGCATGTGACAATAATGTATAACACAAAGCAGAGAGCCAGGTGACAATAGTCTAAGAAAGCTTTTGTACCCATAAGGTCTTAATAAACCACCACAGGGTTTCAAAGTTCAACACGTCACATTTAGAGGGACATGCATTCATTAGTGTCTAATCCTGTAATTTCAAGTTTTAATTCTCTCTAAAGAAAGTTGCCTACCTGTGTCCTTGATTAGCCAGAGTGCTACTCCTTGTTCATCACTCCCCAGGTAAAAACTCACACGCCAATGTCTTCATGCTTTAATGATACAACATCCTTCGCTAAATGTCCAATGTAAATTGAATCCCTTCCATTTAATAAATAGAATCTCCTGCAAAAAGCATCAACACAGGCAATTGCTATAGGGGGCTTAATTTCTAGCATGCATAGTTTAGGCAACTTCACTTTCAATGTTCGTATTGCTAAGCATAAAAAATGAAGACAAAACATGTGAACATGTGCATAACATCATTTACCCACCTTAGCAAACAAATTCCATCATCAAGTTGGTAATCCGAAATATGAGTCTACTGTGTTCTTTTATCTTAATTCCAGTGTTGCTGCTGAGGGGTATATTAATCCACCAATGGATTCACTATGCCTACCTAACAGACTCAACATCAGTTCCAGTTTTTATCTGAACATCAGTTTAtggtataaagtataaactaaATAATACCTAACAGACTCAACTCAGCAATGGATAACCATGTTTAAATCCTAGAAGGCAGAGCAATAGCATGTTACGCCACATGAAGAAAAGACAATGCATtcccaataaaaataatatgacaGCATTATTTCTTCACCTGTGAACCACCAAGAGTAACCAGCCAAGTACTAGAAACTACCTTATGCAAGAACATAAAACTCTGCCAGTCAGACAACCTGTCCGCTTAAGACCCGACTAAATTAGCAGCACAATATTCATCTGGTTACATTTTGAAAGAATCAACATAACTTGTAACAACAGGTGATGCTCATTTTTAATTGTAAGTAAACATTAAattaaattccaaagcattagtaGGTCATAGGGATATTAAATGCACAAGTCTCGAAGGGAAGTAACAGGAGAGGATTACCTCGATTATaaattccaacccaaatccactccaagtctTCAATACCCAAACCCTTGACATTGGTAC contains:
- the LOC119994930 gene encoding serine carboxypeptidase-like 20; translation: MFVSSINALFTVIEAIPKGALVTHLPGFKGDFPSKHYSGYMKIDNKRYLFYYFVTSEREPKNDPLVLWLNGGPGCSTFDGFIYQHGPFKFETGKPRGSLPTLNLNPYSWSKVSNIIYLDSPVGVGFSYSKDKTNYATGDHKIAIDTHTFLVMWFELYPEFVNNPFYIAGESYAGIYIPTLATKIIQGIKDDVERNINFKGYMVGNGVADPSSPFNNDDKILFLHGMGLISDDLFENIQITCNMKDNKDECHHYLSKVDKIIDGMNPYNILEPCYHPPKSKPDTKENGASTSMSLLVRNRTVGLNDFTGLWTNSEGVDDCLNDEVATTWLNNLLVRKAIHAEPVDMIGRRWVTVSENVLYNYKKDAGSMIPYHKNLIKAGYRALIFCGDHDMVVPFTGTQRWIKSLGYDIVDEWRSWIVNEQVAGILQGYEHELTFLTIKGAGHRVAYNKPQEALHFYSQWLDREPI
- the LOC119994939 gene encoding leucine-rich repeat receptor-like protein kinase PXC1, whose amino-acid sequence is MNGPHFLLSLLFLLFSPSLALSPNDTNALTLFRLQTDTHANLLANWTGGDACSASWSGVKCSTTGRVESLFLPSLDLRGPIDSLSLLDQLRVLDLHSNRLNSTILPITNCTNLKLLYLSGNDFSGEIPQEISSLKRLLRLDLSTNNIHGEIPRDLLNLSRLLTLRLQNNEISGRIPDLSAALPNLKELNVSNNELYGRLPEGMLKKFGDRTFSGNEGLCGSGSLPPCSFTETPPVNGSSETVPSNPSSIPQTPLLGEDKNRTRKGLRPGAIVAIVVANCVVLLVVISFVVAYLCGRHGSSESKVGSEKRRSSYGSEKKVYANGGGDSDGTNATDRSKLVFYDKRKPFELEDLLRASAEMLGKGSLGTVYKAVLDDGCSVAVKRLKDANPCARKEFEQYMDVIGKIKHPNIVRLRAYYYAKEEKLLVYDHLPNGSLHSLLHENRGPGRIPLDWTTRISLVLGAARGLARIHEEYGGKIPHGNVKSSNVLLDKNGVALISDFGLSLLLNPAHAIARLGGYKAPEQSEIKRLSHKADVYSFGVLLLEVLTGRAPAQYPSPTRPRVDEEEQAIDLPKWVRSVVKEEWTAEVFDQELLRYKNIEEELVSMLHVGLACVAPLPEKRPTMPEVVKLIEDIRVEQSPLGEDYDESRNSLSPSLATTEDGLAGY